DNA sequence from the Candidatus Kaistella beijingensis genome:
CTGTCGGTAAAAAAGTAATATTTAAAGGAAATGAATTAGAAATTGTATCGATGCAAACCGCAATTGATATGAAACCTGAAATCGCACTTTTTTCAGCAGGTGGCGACACTTCAAAAGAATTTGCTCCAAAATTCGCAGACGCAGGTACAACAGTTATCGACAATTCGTCCGCATGGAGAATGGAACCCGACAAGAGATTGGTCGTTCCGGAAATCAACGCAAATATTTTAACAAGGGAAGATAAAATCATTGCCAACCCAAACTGTTCAACAATTCAGTTGGTGATGGTTCTTCATCCTTTAAATCAAAAATATGATTTGAAAAGAGTGATCGTTTCCACTTATCAATCGGTTACAGGAACGGGTAAAAATGCAGTGGATCAACTAAATGCCGAAATTATTGGTAATGATGAGGTTGCAAAAGTTTACCCCTACGAAATTTTCAAAAATGCACTTCCGCAATGTGATGTTTTTGCCGATGATGATTATACGAAAGAGGAAATCAAACTGATGAAAGAACCGAAGAAAATTTTAGGTGATGATACCTTTAATTTAACGGCAACTGCAGTTCGAGTTCCTGTTCAAGGCGGTCATTCAGAAAGTGTGAACATTGAATTTGAAAACGAATTCGATTTGGATGAAGTAAGAAAGATTCTGTCGCAAACTCCAGGAGTTGTGGTAATGGATGACGTGAAAAACAAAATCTATCCGATGCCGCTTTATTCCGAAGGAAAAGACGAAGTTTTCGTGGGAAGAATCCGAAGAGATTTATCACAGCCAAAAACTTTAAATATGTGGATTGTCGCAGATAATCTCCGAAAAGGTGCCGCGACAAATGCAGTACAAATTGCCGAATATCTCGTTACAAATAATCTAGTTTAAGATCATCCCGCAAATAGCGGGTTTTTTTATGATTAGATTCATCAAACATTTTTACTAAAAATACTGAAACTTCAATGTCCGAAACTCAAAATACCTCCAAAACCAA
Encoded proteins:
- a CDS encoding aspartate-semialdehyde dehydrogenase, producing the protein MKIAVVGATGMVGQIMLKVLEERNFPVSELIPVASEKSVGKKVIFKGNELEIVSMQTAIDMKPEIALFSAGGDTSKEFAPKFADAGTTVIDNSSAWRMEPDKRLVVPEINANILTREDKIIANPNCSTIQLVMVLHPLNQKYDLKRVIVSTYQSVTGTGKNAVDQLNAEIIGNDEVAKVYPYEIFKNALPQCDVFADDDYTKEEIKLMKEPKKILGDDTFNLTATAVRVPVQGGHSESVNIEFENEFDLDEVRKILSQTPGVVVMDDVKNKIYPMPLYSEGKDEVFVGRIRRDLSQPKTLNMWIVADNLRKGAATNAVQIAEYLVTNNLV